In a single window of the Thunnus maccoyii chromosome 7, fThuMac1.1, whole genome shotgun sequence genome:
- the b3galt2 gene encoding beta-1,3-galactosyltransferase 2 encodes MQWRRRHCCPIKMTWTVKRSLFRTHVAGLLSLALLFTLFLFFSHQDWLPGRSGPRENPLAYTVRGFRSPKGEANQSSSLRSLWRETGYVAPKPLLNLSSQQAEGAVGETGGGGGGGGGGGLGGGGGARMGVMGLGDSMSTNNSLQKEMGVGGRLSAQPYRYILNEPFKCRDSAPFLILLIAAEPGQADARNAIRQTWGNESVAMGLGFIRLFLLGTGKSSDTYVQSSIEEESRVYHDIIQQDYQDTYYNLTIKTLMGMNWVATYCPHASYVMKTDSDMFVNTEYLIQKLLKPELPPKQRYFTGYLMRGYAPNRNKDSKWYMPPELYPSERYPIFCSGTGYVFSGDMAEQIYQASLSIRRLHLEDVYVGICLAKLRIDPVPPPNEFLFNHWRVSYSSCKYSHLITSHQFHPNELIKFWNHLQSNKHNACINMAKEKNGRYRHRRFHGERPP; translated from the coding sequence ATGCAGTGGAGACGGCGGCACTGCTGTCCCATCAAGATGACCTGGACCGTCAAGCGTTCGCTATTCCGGACCCATGTGGCTGGCCTCCTCTCGCTGGCCCTGCTCTTCACCCTCTTCCTATTTTTCAGCCACCAGGACTGGCTGCCTGGACGCAGTGGGCCCCGGGAAAACCCACTGGCCTACACCGTCAGGGGCTTCCGTAGCCCCAAGGGAGAAGCAAACCAGAGCAGCTCCCTGAGGAGCCTGTGGAGGGAGACGGGGTATGTAGCGCCAAAGCCTCTGCTCAACCTCAGCTCACAGCAGGCGGAGGGGGCAGTCGGggagactggaggaggaggaggaggaggaggaggtggaggactgggtggagggggaggagccAGGATGGGTGTAATGGGACTTGGGGACTCCATGAGCACCAACAACAGTTTACAAAAGGAGATGGGTGTGGGAGGGAGACTCAGTGCGCAGCCCTACCGATACATCCTGAACGAGCCTTTCAAGTGCAGGGACAGCGCGCCATTCCTAATCCTCCTCATTGCTGCCGAACCCGGCCAGGCTGATGCCCGTAATGCGATCCGGCAGACATGGGGGAATGAGAGTGTAGCAATGGGCCTAGGGTTCATACGTCTCTTCTTGCTCGGCACAGGAAAGAGCTCGGACACCTACGTCCAGAGCAGCATAGAGGAGGAGAGCCGTGTTTACCATGACATTATCCAACAGGACTATCAGGACACCTATTACAACCTGACCATTAAAACCCTAATGGGCATGAACTGGGTGGCTACCTATTGCCCACACGCCTCTTATGTGATGAAGACAGACAGTGACATGTTTGTCAATACTGAGTATCTCATCCAGAAGCTGCTGAAGCCTGAGCTGCCTCCCAAGCAGAGGTACTTCACCGGTTACCTGATGAGAGGCTATGCACCAAACCGAAACAAGGACAGCAAGTGGTATATGCCGCCAGAGCTGTACCCAAGCGAGCGCTACCCGATATTCTGTTCTGGCACAGGGTACGTGTTCTCAGGAGACATGGCCGAGCAGATCTACCAGGCTTCTCTCAGCATACGCAGGCTGCACCTGGAGGATGTTTATGTGGGGATATGCCTGGCGAAGTTGCGCATTGACCCAGTGCCGCCACCCAATGAATTCCTCTTCAACCATTGGCGGGTGTCTTACTCCAGTTGCAAATACAGCCACCTGATCACGTCCCATCAGTTTCACCCCAATGAACTCATCAAGTTCTGGAACCACTTGCAGAGCAACAAGCACAATGCCTGTATCAACATGGCTAAGGAAAAGAACGGCAGGTACAGACACCGAAGGTTTCATGGAGAGAGGCCTCCATGA